One window from the genome of Anolis sagrei isolate rAnoSag1 chromosome 4, rAnoSag1.mat, whole genome shotgun sequence encodes:
- the LOC132774157 gene encoding very-long-chain enoyl-CoA reductase-like isoform X2, whose product MFHKIYPQWYPARQSMRLDPQGKSLKDEEMIQLLPVGTTATLYFKDLGPQLGWTMVFLIEYSGPLFIYFVFYFRMPFIYGLDDRFPTSRHPVVNLACICHSFHYIKRLIETIFVHRFSHGTMPLRNIVKNCAYYWGFAAWLAYYINHPLYTPPSYGQKQVNFALIMVFTCEAGNFSIHVALSNLRRDGKRSKTCKIPYPTKNPFTWLFYFVSCPNYTYELGTWIGFTILTQCVPVGLFTLLCFIQMTVWAKDKHGTYIREFKDYPSLRMPIIPFLL is encoded by the exons ATGTTCCATAAAATAT ATCCCCAGTGGTATCCAGCAAGGCAGTCTATGAGACTCGATCCCC aAGGAAAATCACTGAAGGATGAAGAAATGATCCAGCTGCTCCCTGTTGGCACAACCGCTACGCTCTATTTTAAAGATTTGGGGCCCCAACTTGGATGGACGATG GTGTTTCTAATAGAATATTCGGGCCCATTGTTCAtctattttgtgttttatttccGCATGCCTTTTATCTATGGCCTGGATGACAGGTTTCCCACGAGCCGACATCCAGTAGTTAA CTTGGCATGTATCTGCCATTCTTTCCACTACATCAAAAGGTTGATTGAAACAATATTTGTTCATCGGTTCTCCCATGGGACTATGCCACTGAGGAATATTGTTAAG AACTGTGCGTATTATTGGGGATTTGCTGCCTGGCTTGCTTACTATATTAACCACCCACTTTACACACCACCCT ctTATGGACAAAAACAAGTCAACTTTGCGCTGATCATGGTTTTT ACCTGTGAAGCTGGAAACTTTTCCATCCATGTTGCGCTTAGTAATCTGAGAAGAGATGGTAAAA GATCCAAGACCTGTAAGATTCCTTACCCAACAAAGAATCCGTTCACATGGCTATTTTATTTTGTGTCCTGCCCCAACTATACTTATGAG CTGGGCACATGGATTGGTTTTACTATCTTGACTCAGTGCGTACCAG TGGGATTGTTCACCTTGCTCTGTTTCATTCAGATGACAGTCTGGGCAAAAGACAAACATGGCACCTATATACGAGAATTTAAGGATTACCCTAGCCTTAGAATGCCCATCATTCCTTTCTTACTATGA
- the LOC132774157 gene encoding very-long-chain enoyl-CoA reductase-like isoform X1: protein MGSRITFFEVEILDWKTKQQLCFLEKVEPRATINDIRLMFHKIYPQWYPARQSMRLDPQGKSLKDEEMIQLLPVGTTATLYFKDLGPQLGWTMVFLIEYSGPLFIYFVFYFRMPFIYGLDDRFPTSRHPVVNLACICHSFHYIKRLIETIFVHRFSHGTMPLRNIVKNCAYYWGFAAWLAYYINHPLYTPPSYGQKQVNFALIMVFTCEAGNFSIHVALSNLRRDGSKTCKIPYPTKNPFTWLFYFVSCPNYTYELGTWIGFTILTQCVPVGLFTLLCFIQMTVWAKDKHGTYIREFKDYPSLRMPIIPFLL from the exons GTGGAAATCCTTGATTGGAAGACAAAGCAACAACTATGCTTTTTGGAAAAG GTTGAGCCACGTGCTACAATAAATGATATTAGACTAATGTTCCATAAAATAT ATCCCCAGTGGTATCCAGCAAGGCAGTCTATGAGACTCGATCCCC aAGGAAAATCACTGAAGGATGAAGAAATGATCCAGCTGCTCCCTGTTGGCACAACCGCTACGCTCTATTTTAAAGATTTGGGGCCCCAACTTGGATGGACGATG GTGTTTCTAATAGAATATTCGGGCCCATTGTTCAtctattttgtgttttatttccGCATGCCTTTTATCTATGGCCTGGATGACAGGTTTCCCACGAGCCGACATCCAGTAGTTAA CTTGGCATGTATCTGCCATTCTTTCCACTACATCAAAAGGTTGATTGAAACAATATTTGTTCATCGGTTCTCCCATGGGACTATGCCACTGAGGAATATTGTTAAG AACTGTGCGTATTATTGGGGATTTGCTGCCTGGCTTGCTTACTATATTAACCACCCACTTTACACACCACCCT ctTATGGACAAAAACAAGTCAACTTTGCGCTGATCATGGTTTTT ACCTGTGAAGCTGGAAACTTTTCCATCCATGTTGCGCTTAGTAATCTGAGAAGAGATG GATCCAAGACCTGTAAGATTCCTTACCCAACAAAGAATCCGTTCACATGGCTATTTTATTTTGTGTCCTGCCCCAACTATACTTATGAG CTGGGCACATGGATTGGTTTTACTATCTTGACTCAGTGCGTACCAG TGGGATTGTTCACCTTGCTCTGTTTCATTCAGATGACAGTCTGGGCAAAAGACAAACATGGCACCTATATACGAGAATTTAAGGATTACCCTAGCCTTAGAATGCCCATCATTCCTTTCTTACTATGA